GCGACCGTCTGGGTGTCGAGCGAGGTGCGCATGAGGCGGACCAGGATCCCGTCGAACTGCTCGCTCTGGGTCACCAGGGTGCCGCCCTTCCGGGTCGGGGCGAGGTCGAAGCGGTGCCGACCATCGAAGATCCCGGGCGGTCCCAGTCGTCCGAGCCATTCGAACGCCACGGGGGCCTCGACCACTGTGACCACCGGTTTGAACGTCATGCCCCTGCCGCCCGGAGGCCGCATCCTGTTCGTGAGCTTCTCGCCCACCTCGGCCCGGCCCTCGGCCGAGACGATGAACGGGTTCCAGTCCGGGTAGCTGGCCAGATCGGTCAGCGTCTCCCAGACGACCTCGATGGGCGCCGCGATCTCGATTTCGGTGCGTAGTTCGTGATGCACGGTGATTCCCCTGCAGTGACTAATGGTATTAGGATAGTAACTAATACCATTAGACATGTCAAGGTGGTGTGTTGACCTTCCAACGCGACCGCGACCGAGATCGCCGCCAGACAGCCCGCGAGTACGACTTCGACAGCAGTCGGCCACCGTGAGAATCCAGAACGCGCGACACCGGCCATGGGCTTCAATCGTAAGGAGGGACGCAGCGGGACGAATCATCACCGGGTCGCTGAAGGGTCATCCTGGTCATCGCAGGTCTGCCCGTCGCCGTCACGGACAAGCCCGATGCGGCTCGTCAGGCAACCGAGAACGAGATCGGCTTCTATGCCGAGATGCCGTCGTATCGGACGATGCTCGATCGCGAGGGTGTGCGGGGTGCGGGAGATCTCGCAATAGTGGGCAGTGAGTCCGAGGTGGGCGAGCAGTTGGCCGCATTGGCGGCGAGCGGTGTCACCGACCTCGCCGTCGTGGACATCGACCCTGGCGATACGGCTCAGCGTGCCCGGACCCACGAGTTCCTGTTGAGCTCGAAGTTCTGACCCTCTGAACCTGCGCGCCGGCGGCCGGATCGCCGCCCCGGGCCCTACCTGCGGCGGGTCTTGTGCCAGGCCTCGATGGCGGGGCGGA
This DNA window, taken from Acidimicrobiales bacterium, encodes the following:
- a CDS encoding SRPBCC domain-containing protein gives rise to the protein MHHELRTEIEIAAPIEVVWETLTDLASYPDWNPFIVSAEGRAEVGEKLTNRMRPPGGRGMTFKPVVTVVEAPVAFEWLGRLGPPGIFDGRHRFDLAPTRKGGTLVTQSEQFDGILVRLMRTSLDTQTVAGFEAMNAALKARVETIVGSRS